The following are encoded together in the Rhizobium tumorigenes genome:
- a CDS encoding NAD(P)-dependent oxidoreductase, translating to MKILVVGATGGTGQAIVRTAQAQGHSVVALVRSRQKAAQLEGAVLFDGDARDEAAHFAALEGCDAVISALGTGIGPVKEITLLSQSTAALIAAMKRRGVPRLVCITGMGAGDSKGHGGFVYDRLIQPILLRKVYQDKDRQEAVIRESGLDWVILRPAVLNDKQEAQTVQALTDLSGFHGGSISRQSVATFAVAQLTEDRWLRKAPVIFA from the coding sequence ATGAAAATTCTCGTCGTCGGCGCCACCGGGGGAACCGGCCAGGCCATCGTTCGTACCGCACAAGCGCAGGGCCACAGCGTCGTCGCCCTGGTGCGCTCAAGACAGAAGGCAGCGCAGCTTGAAGGAGCGGTGCTCTTCGACGGCGATGCCCGCGACGAGGCGGCGCATTTTGCCGCACTCGAAGGCTGCGACGCGGTGATCAGCGCACTCGGCACCGGCATCGGGCCGGTCAAGGAAATCACGCTGCTGTCGCAATCGACAGCAGCGCTGATCGCGGCGATGAAACGCCGCGGCGTGCCGCGTCTTGTCTGCATCACCGGCATGGGTGCCGGCGACAGCAAGGGCCACGGCGGCTTCGTCTATGACCGGCTGATCCAGCCGATCCTGCTCAGAAAGGTCTATCAGGACAAGGACCGGCAGGAAGCCGTGATCCGCGAAAGCGGCCTCGACTGGGTGATCCTCCGGCCAGCCGTGCTCAACGACAAGCAGGAAGCGCAGACGGTGCAGGCACTGACCGATCTGTCCGGTTTCCACGGCGGATCGATTTCACGGCAAAGTGTGGCGACGTTCGCGGTGGCACAATTGACGGAGGATCGGTGGCTGCGAAAGGCGCCAGTGATTTTCGCTTAG
- a CDS encoding NmrA/HSCARG family protein, which yields MTIFVVGSTGNIGRQVVAGLVARGADVHALARDPAKAKFPAGVTVVKGDLMDIDAMRAALAGVSTLFLLNAVTPDEVTQALITLNLARDAGIERIVYLSVIHSDLYTNVPHFTGKFTVERMIEQFDMAATILRPAYFIDNDGQQKTALLDHGVYGMPIGSRGLSMVATRDIADLAVIELLRRESAPDPLPRITINVVGPDSLTGERVAAIWSDVLGKPIAYGGDDTGAFEAMLKQFSPSWAAYDLALMARRFQSDGMIPDAGDVERLVAMLGRPLTSYRAFATETAAVWAKA from the coding sequence ATGACAATCTTTGTTGTTGGAAGCACCGGAAACATCGGCAGGCAGGTAGTGGCGGGCCTTGTCGCCAGAGGCGCGGATGTGCATGCGCTGGCCCGCGATCCGGCCAAGGCAAAATTCCCGGCCGGCGTGACTGTCGTCAAGGGTGACCTGATGGATATCGATGCGATGCGCGCCGCGCTGGCAGGCGTCTCGACGCTGTTTCTGCTGAACGCTGTAACGCCGGACGAAGTCACGCAGGCACTGATCACCCTCAACCTTGCCCGCGATGCCGGCATCGAGCGGATCGTCTACCTCTCGGTCATTCACAGCGACCTCTATACGAACGTGCCGCATTTCACCGGCAAATTCACCGTCGAGCGGATGATCGAGCAATTCGACATGGCGGCCACCATCCTGCGTCCGGCCTATTTCATCGACAATGACGGGCAACAGAAGACGGCGCTGCTCGATCACGGCGTCTACGGCATGCCGATTGGCAGTCGTGGCCTGTCGATGGTGGCGACCCGCGATATCGCCGATCTGGCGGTCATCGAACTGCTGCGCCGCGAGAGCGCCCCAGACCCGCTACCGCGCATAACGATCAACGTCGTCGGCCCGGACAGCCTGACGGGCGAGCGGGTCGCTGCGATCTGGTCGGATGTACTTGGCAAGCCGATTGCCTATGGTGGCGACGATACCGGAGCGTTCGAAGCGATGTTGAAGCAATTTTCGCCAAGCTGGGCCGCCTACGATCTCGCCCTGATGGCCCGCCGCTTTCAAAGCGACGGCATGATCCCTGACGCCGGCGACGTCGAACGGCTGGTGGCCATGCTCGGCCGGCCGCTGACATCCTATCGTGCTTTTGCAACCGAGACAGCCGCTGTCTGGGCAAAGGCCTGA
- a CDS encoding LysR family transcriptional regulator: MDLLAISDFNLVATHGGFGLASRASGRPKATLSRRVGELELGLGVRLFERGAKTLRLTDEGRRLHEKTGGLLAEISEVAYEVSSGSAQPRGRLRVSAPVLFSHMAMGRIAAGFAKAYPEVRLEVTAEDRDVDMVEEGYDVAIRVNPAPDELLVGRRFLHDDLLLAAVPTLLPPAASKGDEPPLLAAVVLESFRLRAAWTTVDLLGGRTFTPDPVLRLGTMIMVRDAVLAGAGAGLLPKSLISGDLASGRLVSWGSVSPSETAIWVLYSSRRLLSSKVSAFIAHLHATFPNGTAEELGAMFAG, translated from the coding sequence ATGGACCTGCTTGCGATCTCCGATTTTAACCTCGTGGCCACCCATGGCGGCTTTGGGCTTGCCAGCCGGGCCAGCGGCCGGCCGAAGGCGACGCTGTCGCGGCGCGTTGGCGAGCTGGAACTGGGCCTTGGCGTGCGGCTGTTCGAACGCGGAGCAAAGACCCTGCGGCTGACCGATGAGGGTCGTCGTCTGCACGAAAAGACCGGTGGGCTGCTTGCGGAAATATCCGAGGTTGCCTACGAGGTCAGCAGCGGCTCGGCGCAGCCGCGCGGCCGCCTGCGCGTCAGCGCGCCGGTGTTGTTTTCGCATATGGCGATGGGCCGGATCGCTGCCGGCTTTGCCAAGGCCTATCCGGAGGTGCGGCTGGAGGTAACGGCGGAAGACCGCGATGTCGACATGGTCGAAGAGGGGTATGACGTGGCGATCCGGGTCAATCCCGCGCCGGATGAACTGTTGGTAGGCCGCCGCTTCCTGCACGACGACCTGCTACTTGCAGCCGTGCCGACACTTCTGCCACCGGCGGCAAGCAAGGGCGATGAGCCGCCACTGCTTGCCGCCGTCGTACTGGAATCGTTCCGCCTGCGTGCGGCCTGGACGACAGTCGATCTGCTCGGCGGCCGGACCTTTACGCCCGATCCCGTCCTTCGGCTCGGCACTATGATCATGGTGCGCGATGCGGTGCTGGCCGGCGCCGGCGCCGGTCTGCTGCCAAAGTCGCTGATTTCAGGCGACCTCGCCAGCGGACGCCTGGTCTCCTGGGGCAGCGTCAGCCCGTCCGAAACTGCCATCTGGGTACTCTACAGCTCGCGCCGCCTGCTGAGCAGCAAGGTCTCCGCCTTCATAGCCCATCTCCATGCCACCTTCCCGAACGGCACGGCTGAAGAGCTGGGAGCGATGTTTGCGGGCTGA
- a CDS encoding DUF1697 domain-containing protein: MTVYVALLRAINVGGTGLLPMGELKAICVGLGFADVATYIQSGNVVFRSALTETEASARLESAICGRLGRPAGVLLRDGAEMQAVAGRSPFADAEPSKVLITFLPAPPPADALDRLVAPGGETVVATGREVFIHYPDGSGRSKLKLPVLATGTARNLNTVRRLAAMAAAAEG, translated from the coding sequence ATGACCGTCTACGTCGCCCTTCTGCGTGCCATTAATGTCGGCGGCACCGGTTTATTGCCGATGGGGGAGCTGAAGGCGATCTGTGTCGGGCTGGGGTTTGCCGATGTCGCGACCTACATCCAGAGCGGCAACGTGGTGTTCCGGTCGGCTCTAACCGAGACGGAGGCATCGGCGAGGCTGGAGTCGGCGATTTGCGGGCGGTTGGGCAGGCCAGCGGGCGTGCTGCTGCGCGACGGCGCCGAGATGCAGGCGGTGGCGGGTCGCTCGCCTTTTGCGGACGCCGAGCCGAGCAAGGTCCTCATTACCTTTCTGCCTGCGCCGCCACCCGCCGACGCGCTCGACCGGCTGGTGGCGCCGGGCGGCGAAACGGTGGTTGCCACCGGTCGCGAGGTCTTCATCCACTATCCCGATGGCTCCGGCCGCTCCAAGCTCAAGCTGCCGGTCCTTGCGACCGGGACGGCGAGAAACCTGAATACGGTGCGCAGGCTTGCCGCGATGGCGGCAGCGGCCGAGGGGTGA
- a CDS encoding S9 family peptidase — MSIFKSLPTAPVAPKRPVTDTRHGITRTDDYAWLRADNWQAMFKDPSILDTDIRKHLEAENAYMNAAMEDTKDIQKVLFAEMKGRIKEDDSSVPVKDGPFSYGTLFVTGGEQPRYFREARDGGERKLMLDGDKEAAGKGYFRLAGLDHSTDHAFGIWGYDDKGSEYFTLKVRDLSTGEDLADVVENTGGGGVWAPDGKSFFYSALDENHRPSKVFHHIVGTPQASDRLVYEETDPGFFMGVGGSLLDDYIFIDIHDHETSEYRILSTKDLMAEPKLVAAREEGIEYEIAEGGDVFYILTNDGDALDFKIMQAPAATPEKEHWTEVVAHKPGTLILSHMAYARHLIWLERKDGLPQIIVRDRESGEEHAIGFDEEAYSLGLQGAAEYDTDTIRFSYSSMTTPSQLYDYNMVTRERTLLKTQEVPSGHDANDYITRRVFATGWDGVEVPVSLLYRADTLLDGTAPCLLYGYGAYGMAIPASFSTNALSLADRGFIYAIAHVRGGKDKGFAWYEDGKMDKKTNTFKDFISAADYLSENKFTSYAKIIAEGGSAGGMLMGAVANMAPEKFAGIIAAVPFVDVLNTMLDDTLPLTPPEWPEWGNPIDSREEYDHIASYSPYDNVGAKPYPPILALGGLTDPRVTYWEPAKWVARLREKTTGKAPILLKTNMDAGHGGASGRFQRLEEIAFEYAFALKVVGKM, encoded by the coding sequence GTGTCGATATTCAAGTCCCTGCCGACCGCCCCCGTCGCCCCGAAACGCCCGGTAACCGACACCCGCCACGGCATCACGAGGACCGACGACTACGCCTGGCTCCGGGCCGACAACTGGCAGGCGATGTTCAAGGATCCGTCCATCCTCGATACCGACATCCGCAAGCATCTGGAGGCCGAGAACGCCTACATGAACGCCGCGATGGAAGACACCAAGGACATCCAGAAGGTGCTGTTTGCCGAAATGAAGGGCCGCATCAAGGAGGACGATTCCTCGGTGCCGGTGAAGGACGGCCCGTTTTCCTATGGCACGCTGTTCGTGACCGGCGGCGAGCAGCCACGCTACTTCCGCGAGGCACGCGATGGCGGCGAGCGCAAGCTGATGCTCGACGGCGACAAGGAAGCGGCCGGCAAAGGCTATTTCCGGCTGGCCGGCCTCGACCACTCGACGGACCATGCCTTCGGCATCTGGGGCTATGACGACAAGGGGTCGGAATATTTCACGCTCAAGGTGCGCGACCTTTCAACCGGCGAGGACCTTGCCGATGTTGTCGAGAATACCGGTGGCGGCGGCGTCTGGGCGCCCGACGGCAAGAGCTTCTTCTATTCGGCACTCGACGAGAACCACCGCCCGTCGAAGGTCTTCCACCACATCGTCGGCACACCGCAGGCGAGCGACCGGCTGGTCTACGAGGAGACCGATCCGGGCTTCTTCATGGGCGTCGGCGGATCTCTGCTCGACGACTACATCTTCATCGACATCCACGACCACGAGACATCGGAATACCGCATCCTCTCAACCAAGGACCTGATGGCCGAGCCGAAGCTGGTGGCGGCGCGCGAGGAAGGCATCGAATACGAGATCGCCGAGGGCGGCGACGTGTTCTACATCCTCACCAACGACGGCGATGCCCTCGACTTCAAAATCATGCAGGCGCCGGCAGCAACGCCGGAAAAGGAACACTGGACGGAGGTCGTCGCCCACAAGCCGGGCACGCTTATCCTCTCGCACATGGCCTATGCGCGTCACCTGATCTGGCTGGAGCGCAAGGACGGACTGCCGCAGATCATCGTGCGCGATCGCGAGAGCGGCGAAGAGCATGCCATCGGCTTCGACGAGGAGGCCTATTCGCTCGGCCTGCAGGGGGCTGCCGAATACGATACCGACACCATCCGCTTTTCCTATTCGTCGATGACGACCCCAAGCCAGCTCTACGACTACAATATGGTGACGCGCGAGCGCACGCTTCTGAAGACGCAGGAAGTGCCATCCGGCCACGATGCCAACGACTATATCACCCGTCGCGTCTTTGCCACCGGCTGGGATGGCGTCGAGGTGCCGGTCTCGCTGCTTTATCGCGCAGACACGCTGCTCGACGGCACCGCCCCATGCCTGCTCTATGGCTACGGCGCCTACGGCATGGCCATTCCCGCCAGCTTCAGCACCAATGCGCTGTCGCTCGCCGACCGGGGCTTCATCTATGCCATCGCCCATGTCAGGGGCGGCAAGGACAAGGGTTTTGCCTGGTACGAAGACGGCAAGATGGACAAGAAGACCAACACCTTCAAGGACTTCATCTCGGCTGCGGATTATCTGAGCGAGAACAAGTTCACGTCTTACGCGAAGATCATCGCCGAAGGCGGTTCGGCCGGCGGCATGCTGATGGGCGCCGTCGCCAACATGGCACCTGAAAAATTCGCCGGCATCATCGCCGCCGTGCCCTTCGTCGACGTGCTCAACACCATGCTCGACGACACGCTGCCGCTGACCCCGCCGGAATGGCCGGAATGGGGCAACCCGATCGATTCCAGAGAAGAATACGACCACATCGCCAGCTACAGCCCATACGATAACGTCGGCGCCAAACCCTACCCGCCGATCCTGGCGCTGGGCGGCCTCACCGACCCCCGCGTCACCTACTGGGAGCCCGCCAAATGGGTCGCCCGTCTCCGGGAAAAGACCACCGGCAAAGCCCCGATCCTGCTCAAGACCAACATGGACGCCGGCCACGGCGGCGCCTCCGGCCGCTTCCAGCGGCTGGAAGAGATCGCGTTCGAGTATGCGTTTGCACTGAAGGTGGTGGGGAAGATGTGA
- a CDS encoding DUF930 domain-containing protein: MLKFVGVLIPAVCLATTSYAVDAAIKKQLEKLDPAERLEQSCDTEAMKRIAAEKDYHPDKVIAYTFGDPAMTSDTIKAPGAVFRSKGEWYHLTYNCVTGPEQIDVKSLSFQIGEKVPRDDWQKHYLYD; this comes from the coding sequence ATGCTGAAATTCGTCGGCGTCCTGATCCCCGCCGTTTGCCTCGCCACGACCTCCTACGCCGTCGATGCCGCCATCAAGAAACAGCTGGAAAAGCTCGATCCTGCCGAGCGCCTGGAACAGAGTTGCGATACCGAGGCGATGAAGCGCATAGCCGCCGAAAAGGACTACCATCCAGACAAGGTCATCGCCTATACCTTCGGCGATCCGGCAATGACATCAGATACCATCAAGGCGCCCGGCGCGGTGTTCCGCAGCAAGGGCGAATGGTATCACCTGACCTACAACTGCGTCACGGGACCGGAACAGATCGACGTGAAATCGTTGAGTTTCCAGATCGGCGAGAAAGTCCCAAGGGACGACTGGCAGAAACACTATCTCTACGACTGA
- a CDS encoding polysaccharide deacetylase family protein, which produces MIRLLLTSAALLVAIPAAMSANSAFPAAPVAPVQTALAAPSLAPKPNASAPAVKLVEPHLHVARAGKPATRVALTFDACMGKTDMRILNTLIDQNVPATIFVTARWLRTNPDALALMLSRSDLFELENHGLNHIPTVDRPTLVYGIAAAGSPAAVAQEVQGGSDAMLAHGIPQAHWFRGATAKYDLSAIAQIRALGFEVAGYSINGDAGASLPAAIVEKQYLSAKDGDVLISHINQPTHSSGEGVVKGILDLKARGVQFVRLQDFVVQGDDNTTQHASR; this is translated from the coding sequence ATGATCCGACTGCTCCTGACCTCCGCAGCCCTGCTTGTCGCCATCCCTGCGGCCATGTCCGCTAATTCGGCATTTCCGGCGGCCCCGGTGGCGCCCGTCCAAACAGCGCTCGCAGCCCCGTCGCTCGCTCCGAAGCCAAACGCATCCGCCCCGGCGGTGAAGCTGGTCGAACCGCACCTGCACGTGGCACGCGCCGGCAAGCCCGCGACGCGCGTGGCGCTGACTTTCGACGCCTGCATGGGCAAGACCGACATGCGTATCCTCAACACGCTGATCGACCAGAACGTGCCGGCGACGATCTTCGTCACTGCCCGCTGGCTGCGCACCAATCCGGATGCACTGGCGCTGATGCTGTCCCGTTCGGATCTGTTCGAGCTTGAAAACCACGGCCTCAACCACATCCCGACGGTCGACCGGCCGACGCTGGTCTATGGCATCGCCGCTGCCGGATCGCCGGCGGCCGTGGCCCAGGAAGTGCAGGGCGGCTCCGATGCGATGCTGGCCCATGGCATCCCGCAGGCCCATTGGTTTCGCGGCGCAACGGCCAAATACGACCTATCGGCCATCGCCCAGATCCGCGCGCTCGGCTTCGAGGTGGCAGGCTATTCGATCAACGGCGATGCCGGAGCGTCCCTGCCGGCCGCCATCGTGGAGAAGCAGTATCTCAGCGCCAAAGACGGCGACGTGCTGATCTCGCATATCAACCAGCCGACCCATTCCTCCGGCGAGGGCGTCGTCAAGGGCATTCTCGACCTCAAGGCACGCGGTGTCCAGTTCGTCCGGCTGCAGGACTTCGTCGTGCAGGGCGACGACAACACCACCCAGCACGCATCGCGCTAG
- a CDS encoding NAD(P)/FAD-dependent oxidoreductase produces MPTDLQMNTTEQSALVTGRAPWGRLALHPWYSPLRESLSVDVAIVGGGITGSLIAEHLTARGYSVCVIDREAPGLGSTSASTAMLMWELDTSLSDLSLSYGYDRAAAIYRRSVVAVSGLGKLIERLQIPCGYRQRSSLYLTNSIGGARELQQELALRKRAGLPGEYLSHPYLMTEFEIERDGAILSPGAAEVDPLMLAWGLLAVAVKRGAQLVNASATRIRTEGRSAVIETDGNHVIEARNVVLATGYAMPGIPMPKLHRATSSWAMATVPQDPNRLWRDRALIWEDSHPYLYMRTSADNRIIIGGEDDATVLPALRDAKMADKIDTLREKLARLWPQADTTAEYRWCGTFGETVDGLPLIGPVPDMPNVLAAYGYGGNGITFSFMASLMIGALVADERRDWFDDFALDREGPVYRGFPGGKPVPERELPL; encoded by the coding sequence ATGCCGACAGATCTGCAGATGAATACTACCGAGCAGTCCGCCCTCGTCACCGGCCGCGCCCCCTGGGGCCGGCTGGCTTTGCATCCATGGTACAGCCCGTTGCGCGAAAGCCTTTCGGTGGACGTTGCCATCGTCGGCGGAGGGATCACGGGATCGCTGATCGCAGAACACCTGACCGCGCGCGGCTACTCCGTCTGTGTCATCGACCGGGAAGCACCGGGGCTTGGCAGCACATCGGCAAGCACGGCGATGCTGATGTGGGAGCTCGATACATCGCTCTCCGATCTGTCGCTCTCCTACGGCTATGACAGGGCGGCCGCGATATACCGGCGCAGCGTCGTTGCTGTCTCTGGCCTCGGCAAGCTGATCGAGCGGCTGCAGATCCCCTGCGGCTACCGACAGCGCTCGAGCCTGTATCTCACAAACAGCATCGGCGGCGCGCGTGAACTGCAGCAGGAACTGGCGCTCCGCAAGCGTGCCGGGTTGCCGGGCGAGTATCTGTCGCATCCCTACCTGATGACCGAATTCGAGATCGAACGCGACGGCGCGATCCTCTCCCCCGGTGCTGCGGAAGTCGATCCGCTGATGCTGGCCTGGGGACTGCTCGCAGTTGCCGTCAAGCGCGGCGCGCAGCTCGTCAATGCATCCGCTACGCGCATCCGCACGGAAGGCCGTTCCGCCGTCATCGAGACCGATGGCAACCACGTGATCGAAGCCCGGAACGTGGTGCTCGCAACCGGCTATGCGATGCCCGGCATTCCGATGCCGAAGCTCCATCGCGCCACCTCGAGCTGGGCGATGGCCACCGTGCCGCAGGACCCGAACAGGCTGTGGCGCGACCGCGCGCTGATCTGGGAAGATAGCCACCCCTACCTCTACATGCGGACATCGGCGGACAACCGCATCATCATCGGCGGCGAGGACGATGCGACGGTGCTGCCGGCCCTGCGCGATGCCAAGATGGCCGACAAGATCGACACCCTCCGCGAGAAGCTGGCGCGGCTCTGGCCACAGGCAGACACCACTGCCGAATACCGCTGGTGCGGCACGTTCGGCGAAACGGTGGACGGCCTGCCGCTGATCGGCCCGGTTCCCGACATGCCGAACGTACTCGCTGCGTACGGTTACGGCGGCAACGGCATAACCTTCTCGTTCATGGCCTCGCTGATGATCGGCGCACTGGTCGCAGACGAACGACGCGACTGGTTCGACGATTTCGCGCTTGACCGCGAAGGTCCTGTCTACCGCGGCTTCCCCGGCGGGAAACCCGTACCGGAGCGTGAGCTACCGCTCTAG
- a CDS encoding AI-2E family transporter — translation MGIANGIRKQTRKIAIEREMRLSSWANSLKQATEQMEGGAPVRRVEKDGLDVASAWAIIGIFLIMAGAGIYFMSVILIPVTLAIVVGMILGLVAEKLSKLGVPRILNAVLLSSSVALIIFLIINGVAGPLAALASQGPDMFQNSIDRIMPFLQKIHWLHITPKTFESGPMSAGALIENTGSILHMVTTNLTPAIVQGLVFFAALLLFLVGRVNLRKAIIMAFKGRPERLAAIRVINAVEQVLGYYFATASLIYVGLGVIMTAIAYFGGLSMPALWGVFAFLSSFVPFLGITLMTVAVAIAGVLTHDSILVGLIPAAIFFSVHLTMENLVFPAVMGRQLELNPFIVFVAIIFWTWMWGAVGAMLALPLSLIVMTVINEVFIEEKPQPQLP, via the coding sequence ATGGGCATTGCCAACGGTATACGTAAGCAGACACGCAAGATTGCCATAGAGCGCGAGATGCGGTTGAGCAGCTGGGCCAATTCGCTGAAACAGGCGACTGAACAGATGGAAGGCGGGGCACCCGTGCGCCGGGTCGAAAAGGACGGGCTCGATGTGGCGTCCGCCTGGGCAATCATCGGCATTTTCCTGATCATGGCCGGAGCCGGCATCTACTTCATGTCGGTCATCCTCATTCCGGTGACGCTTGCAATCGTCGTCGGCATGATACTCGGGCTTGTGGCCGAAAAGCTCAGCAAGCTCGGGGTTCCGCGCATCCTCAATGCCGTGCTTCTGTCGAGCTCCGTGGCGCTGATCATCTTCCTGATCATCAATGGCGTCGCCGGGCCTCTTGCCGCTCTGGCGAGCCAGGGTCCGGACATGTTCCAGAACTCCATCGACCGCATCATGCCGTTCCTGCAGAAAATTCACTGGCTGCACATTACGCCGAAGACATTCGAGAGCGGGCCGATGTCGGCCGGCGCCCTGATCGAGAATACCGGCAGCATCCTCCATATGGTGACCACGAACCTGACACCCGCCATCGTCCAGGGGCTAGTTTTCTTCGCCGCACTGCTGCTCTTCCTGGTCGGCCGCGTCAATCTTCGCAAGGCGATCATCATGGCGTTCAAGGGTCGGCCTGAGCGGCTGGCTGCTATCCGCGTCATCAATGCCGTCGAACAAGTCCTCGGCTATTATTTCGCGACCGCGTCGCTGATCTACGTGGGGCTCGGCGTTATCATGACGGCGATTGCGTATTTCGGCGGGCTGAGCATGCCAGCCTTGTGGGGCGTGTTTGCGTTTCTGTCGAGCTTCGTGCCGTTCCTCGGCATTACGCTCATGACCGTCGCAGTCGCCATTGCCGGCGTCCTGACCCATGACAGCATCCTCGTCGGCCTCATACCCGCAGCGATTTTCTTCTCTGTCCACCTGACAATGGAAAACCTCGTGTTCCCCGCCGTGATGGGCCGCCAGCTCGAACTCAATCCCTTCATCGTGTTCGTCGCAATCATCTTCTGGACATGGATGTGGGGCGCGGTCGGCGCGATGCTTGCCCTTCCCCTGTCGCTGATCGTCATGACCGTCATCAACGAAGTGTTCATCGAGGAAAAGCCGCAGCCGCAGCTTCCCTGA